The window aaaattgcttgtctTGGGGCAGCTGCAGCCAGTTGTCCTCCGAATATTTCGTGTTTTTCTGCTCAACGACGTGAAAAGTGTAGGCGTGCCGCGACTTTTCCGACTTGTTGGGCTCGCTGAAGTGGACAACTTGGCCGTGTATGAGGACACAAGTgcctaaaattataaattgttCAACTGTttattgtagcaacgttttctttgtacaccattaagttttattatgattaccccaattattgtgatttattgcagACAGGCTGTAGTCTTTCTGACGAACCGATCAGGTCACAGTTATTGTAAGAGTTGCTTATCTTAAACACCATCgtctgttgtaaaattttatggtgtacaaaaaaaaagttactacAATACAATAGGGTCCAACCTTTCTTGACTGGCACCGCTGTAAATCCACTTTTTTGGTAATACGGCGGTGGCGACGTGTAGATCAACAAATCATTAGAGTTTTTGTCTGGATTTCTGATGTATCGCCTGTGGACCCCGCTTTTGTGCGACCCTTTGGAAAACCAGAGACACCCATTTTCCAGCGTGGCGTCCTCTAGTGCTATCCAAAAACCGACCACCTTGACCGGCTCTGTGTGCAAGTAGGACGCATCCTGATGAGCaataactgaaaaataaaagggTGATTCATATTTGGCAAACGtacaaaaattgtgttgtaATCACCTTCACTGCCCAAGccaggatttttgaaaatgtacaTGCTTTGGACCACCACCGGGTCCTCGAATCCCAGCTGGAAACAGCACTCTTTCACTCGCTCATCTAAAGTAATTCTTCGAAAAACGGGATTTAGTTCGTGTAATGCGTGaccgattttgtttaaagacAGTTCAGGTTTGACTTTTAGTTCGCCGTTTGGGCCCAGAGCGTCCGCTTCGTAGAAGTAACTGATTTTATCGGCACtgtctaaaaaatatttatctttatCCTGAAACAATTCTGTGTTACTTTGGTGTTTTAATTAACTGGTCATTGGTGCCATGAACCAGGCCTTTCATGCGTGAAAATTGTACCTGCAAGATATTTGAATCTGCCGAGCTAAAAACAGCCCTTTTGGACTCCTCTGGCATATTTTCTACCAAATTATCGCATTCTGCCCTAAGTTCGTTTATTTCCGTCTCTGATAAGAAGTCTTCAAGAACAACATAGCCATCCTTTTCGAACTGAAACAAACATTTATTCAACACTGTGATAAGATATTTGGAAagtttattggaaaaaatgttttacaagAGGTCAGATAAagctatttttgcttttgaaACAAAGGCTTTTTTCGAAATACGTGGCGTCGgagaattttatttacctGATGCACCTCCCACGTAGTTTCAACACTGCAGATATTTTAAGCTGCAATTACACATCGTTCAAAACTATCACATTATAAATGCCATAGTCAATTGTGATTTTAACCAAGCGATAAAACATATCTGAATCTGACCTTtccattattaataatactgtCGTtacaataaatacattttaaaaagtctTGAATATATTAACTGCCCACTTACCTGCTGTTTTATGTTCCACATGTCTGGAATATTTTCACACTTTATCAACCGATATTAATACACACTTTCGTCTCGATTTAGTTCATTCAACAAACTAGTTACGATCTCTGAATAATTAAATAGTGGTGGTCTCGTTTTGAAATTATGAACCGCTATAAGCCGAGCGATTCTTAACGCATGCGTTTCTGTTTTGTGTGTAAGCTGGGGGTGAgcagtgatttttaaatttagatttttgtgttcaaaattttcaaatctgccctttttacaaataacaaataattatttttgtaattgcaatattttaattattgagcgatttcaaataaataattaaattaaaaaaaacatttcaggTTTTAACTAATATAATGCAGTTTGTTATCTCTCAAATAAAACTTGAAAGTCGCGCAGTAATAGCGTCATAAAATTTACATCATACAATTACATTAAATCTTATCTGAGACAAACGGTTCGCTGATAAATACCAccgttgtataattttttaacactttcGTCAGTCCAGTCGTAGCCTTCGCATAGTAAGTATCGAACTGCATTAAAAATATCGATGATTTTGTAATCATGTGTTTAATAGGAACTTTGTGGGTTGACTGCTGATCTCGTCGAACTATTTCTCCTCTGATTTATATttgtttgtgatttttttggatttcatccaatttttttggtgaaaaggtaaaaaataacacactttaataaaaacaaatttattgactTGCTACGCACAAAACCACGGaacaaaatatacaaattataaaaacataattgttACAACAGGTAAGTAATATAAGATACGTAACAAAGGTAAGtaacaaacaataaattaaaaagtgtacAAAAGAGACCATAATACATACAATTGGTAAGTAAATTAATTCGAGGAACCAAAATACTGATAACTTGTTAGTAAATTGCgctaataaataactttacaAGATatcacaataatttaatttttttgtaaaaaatctaaattttttaatgcccTGTTCGATTCTCTAAAAGAATTCCCAAGTTAACGACAAGAACCACAAGTAAACGCAGAATAACCTTTCGTGATTGGTGAAGGTTAACTCGAGGACAGTCGGGAAACAATAATACTTAAGTAATAAAAGGATTAAATAAATTCGTCTGTAACTTAAGCCGGCTTAAGTTATGATCCCTGAGCctggttttttaaatttcgtcattcttttactaaaatcgtATCTTAATATTCAAGACTTATCGGAAACATCAATGTTTGTCCAAATGTGGGTCAAGGAAGACGATAATTTGGTGGAATTTACCACTGATGTGTCCGATTAGGGCAGGGATTTAAGTAGCTATCACAAAATGTTTGCACAATCCAACGTTAAGTAACGCGTAAATGCGTATTTTTCGTTGCTTAAGGCTGAATTGGTCGCTTCGTCCATGCTGTTATTCGACTAAGGTCATTTCTTGCTGATCGTCATAGAGAGCACTAAAGGCCTCGGAAGGCGACGTGTAACGAGCCTCataatctaacaaaaacaacaaaaaatgaaataaaataatgttaataaagtttagttttatttacGTTATTGACAATAAAAGTTAAGTTAATACTTGTCGATTGTTACCCTTTTGTTCTAATAAGTAAATGAGCCAATTAAACCCGACTTGTTCATTTCAACCCAACTGAAGCCTTGTTATTACCTGATCGTTTGATCAAAAATTGAACACCAGCATGCAACAAACATGTTATAAGGGCTCCGATGCCGAACAGTCTGAAGGTCCAAGGGCCGCTGTAGGCGTCGTAAATGAGGCCACCCACGAAACTTCCCAACGAGACGCCCACGCCCTCGAAGATGGCGCCCACCAGGCCCTTCACAACAAAAAGTCTTATGTAATTTGTTGACAACGGGATTTAAAGTCCAATTCGTGTAATGCATGCATTAATGTTAAGGAAAAGTTAGTGAGATTATTTGTTTTGAGTGTCATTGTTAGACAAATTAATGATTAAGCGGCTATAAGTACCTACTCATCAAGTCATCAACAATCCACTCgggtttaatttaaataacaaaagatGATTGTCGTTTGttatcaattaaaaaagtaattactGGAAGAACGAACGTATTCTAATATAGCACAgccattattttcaaatttagattttgtgcctaaattgtttaatattcaaccaaaattaaccaaacaaCATTCGAATTAAagattaaaagtttttttatttgcaaaatgtgaaaaataaattgcataACCAATCAcaagatttataaaaaatattaaaaaaatattgaagttgTGGAAATTTCATCCATTGTCTttctttttcataatttatctAATATGCCATTGTTACAACGTGTAGATCTttgtttttgtacaaaaatctgaaattttcttaattggAGAAACTTTATCGAATTTTAAATCGACCGCGCTCTCTCAAACTTCACAAATCAACCAATGAAATCTGGTTGCCATGACAACATGACATCATGCGTAAGTGCAACGTGTTTGCAAGCGCGAGCGTCCTTTcgttttttcaagttttaaaaCCGTGTTTTTCGTGTGTTCAGTGCCAAAAAGACTGAAATCGACTTTTTAATGGAAATATGACGATTGCAGATCATCATAACGAGCTGGAATCTGCTTTTGAAAACGACAAGATGGACTTTCAGGTTAGTTGTTTTTTAGTTCAAATAAGTTCGTTTCTGCTTCAAACGAATGCAAAATATACAGTAAATGCCGTCCCTAAACATGCAGAAAAGCGGAGTTTTCATGTATCTCATGTAAATTTGGGACGGCCGGCAAAAAATGATTCTAGAGACGCAGGGCCGTATTTCGATTTTTGAGGCCCCAGAGCCATCTTACACAGAGCTTCCACTTATGTAAAGGGTACTTAGCGGTTCTTGAAATAATCACGAAAAACGGTTTTGTTTTACTTCTTACCTTTCCTTGTTGGAATAATTAAGTCAAGTAAAAACTGCGCAGAATGCTCAGTAATTGACAAACTTTAACATTTTGAGTtagttattacttattagcTGATTCTTTATCAAATCAGCAGTAAAACAAGAATTCCGGGTGGCCCCACAACAAGTCACTCAAGTTTAAACGTTTGGACTCACTTTACTCAAAAAGCTCATACAGGTTATTTTTATCCAAGGGGGCCTCTTAAATGTATTCTGTATGTTTGTGCTACTTCAACCTTTAAGCAGAGGTcacacataatttttattttaatgatgGCTTCTTTTCAGTGAGCCCCTTGTATTTAATTATGGCTTTATGTAACTTTCAAGCCTTCGgttataaaatgaaaaaaaattcatttatcgcAAAGTGTTCGAGAGCTGTgccttttttaaatctttgcaaataaatattcggACAAAAATTAGGTgtttgacgttcagtgtcccaactctccaaATATAGACTCTGATTTTACTCAATTTGCTAAACCGAATTCAAGGGTGCAATAAAAATGAGTGGTTACCGTTTAAAATTGCAAAGTTTGTGGCAATTTTTTCCTAGTTGAATTAAGAAGGTCAATTTGGGTCCTTTACAAAAGTTCAAAGCTACACTAGAAGTTGATAAGTGTCTACTGTAGGCTAAGGTGACCAAAGGTCCTGATTTATCCAGGACAGGTTTAGGTTTTTACAGTTTCGTCCTATTTTATGTTCATGTCCTAATTTGTCCTAATTTTATCCAGACAGACCCAAATTACTCGGTTTAAGATTTTTAAGTTGCCAcgaagataaaatttcctgattttttggcttcatttttttctggaataaaaattgacgaaaattttcgaaaaattactgaaatcaaaaaaaaaatccaaaaattccAGTTAACGAAAAAAACCCTTCATTTTCCATCGATTTGTCCATCTTAAGGACAGGTTTCCCAAGAATTCTAGCTTCTAAACCCAACTCACAAATTTTAGTGTTGAGTTGGATAGAActccataaaaattttgcaaaaagcaaaaaatgcaaaggTAGCCACAAATGTAACAAGCACCAAGAAgctttttttcatgttttatgTCAGTATTTTACACTcggtaatattattattgatgtcctaattttgaatttcttgAAGTTGGTCACCTTACTGTAGGATAGTAAAGAATGAACCTGTATAgtgtacttttttatttaatctttttttatttatttaacaaaaacgccaaattttttgaaaaaattaattaataacaaataaaaaagtcaataCGTAAAGAGTTTCCCGTTCAACATAAGACCATCaggttttttgataaatttattatttgttttggtCCTTTACGAAGGTTCAAAGGTACGTtggaagttaaaaagtttctattgTAGGGCTGGACAGAATTACCCCGTAccgtgaatttttttattaaaattataaatagaaaaaatccaTCACATTTTCTATGTTTATGggcttataaaaaaattaacagcttTTAAAACTTATTCTGCATTGATTTGATTCTTCAGACAAATCGTGTGAGAACTAATCATTCAAAAGCATAAGAGCTTTTTTACAGATGAAGTCTACGATGTGCtttgaaaacattaattgtaGTGCAGTTTCAACTACAAAACTTAAGACGTTTTTTCACGAGAAATATTATTTCCCGTTCGTTCGTGAATCAACTGTGATAGTGTTAGTGTTCTTAGTGAAAGCAGTGGAAGTTTATGTTCACAAAAAACCTACCTGCATTGTCGCTTCAGTCCCTGGTGGCGCTGCAACACTGGCATAACTCGTCATGCAGGCATAAAACAGCCCAAAAGTCAACCCGTTGAGAAACTCAATCGGTAAAAACCACCACGGATTAGTTATAACCGAATAGAGAATAAATCTGATCCCAATGACCAGAAGAACCAACGACATTGCATTTATGTGTCCAATACGTTTCAAAATCTTCCCCGACCAGAAGAAAAACGGCATTTCTCCAGCCAGTGTCTGAATAGCCTGAACGATCCCTTCAAGAGTCTTGATCCACTCTTGCGAATCGCAACCTTGATTTTTGGCAAGATCTTCGATCAGGAAGAAGAGGAACTGCCACATGAGGGCTGTGCACATCCCTACAGCTATGCACCAAACTAGGAAAACTACAATGCGGAATTCGACCAACAAACGGCCCACATCTTTGAGAATACTGGTGGACTGCTTCGTTTGAGCAttctaataaaacaaattaatcaaatcgGTGTTACCACAGGAAATAGTACTCACTTTCAGGTTACTAGAAACAGCGAAATCTAGTAGTAAAAAGGCAAAAGAGAGATAAAAGGCAGACTCAAAATTCTTCTTTGAGGAACCTTCACTCAGAGAGTCCACCATAAGGCCCGCTATAACGCTGAATATTCCCCAACCTAGGGCCCCAAACAGGCGTTGGTAGCCGTACCGATTGGGTTTATCGcctagaaaaaataaaatgtttggggCCTTCATAAATTATTTCCTTACCCAGCAGTTGGAAACAGATGGCATCTCCAACACTAACAACTACAGCTTGCCCCACCCAACCAAAAATCATGAGTATgagaaaaatccaaaattgtGATTTACTGTAAACATCTTCATCACTCACTGCAGTTTGAGTGACCATACTGTTCAGAGTGTAGTCATCACAAGTGATGTCACAAACCGTCGAAATGTGGCACTCTTTCCCACAGGGACATAAAGCTTTGGTGGTTTTACCACTGTCCAGTTCCACATATTTAAAACCGAAATAAGTGGCATTGTTGATCCTGATTGTTTTTTCCCGAATTACGAACGCAGTGAATTCGAAATTATCAGGATGGTAGTTCTGGTATTCCGTCGCGTTCCAGTACTGGACAACCACTTTCCAAAACTGCTCCTCCATTGGACAGTTCATCTACGATTTAATAGCGTAATAAAAACTGGCCAATTGCATTAATCGTAATTTACTCGACACGTAACGTTTCCGGGTGTTTTCTGGAACTGGTCCACGAGACAGTCGTCAATTTCGACTTTAGTGAGCGGTGAAGTATCAAAAACTGCGTCACCGTCGCACGCAAAATGGACTTTTTGGTCTTTGGGGATTTCAGGTGAAAAATTGATGGCTAGAAAAGCGGCAGCTGTTAGTAGCTGAGCGGCCAGAAACATCAGTTTTTGGCAACGGAACCGGTCAGCTATCGCACCCACAATCGGTTTTGCAAGCATGCCACTTATTGGcaaaattgtgtaaattaGTCCTACGATTGTTGCGGAAAAACCGAGCTGTCGTGCGTATGTGGAGAGGAACGGTTGGACCGGGCCGGTCCCTTAAAAAAAtgggattaaaaaaataatttataaaaaaaaataacaaaaaaatatgcaaattatattcaaattttagaattttctaCGAAATGAGGGGTTTCTAAATTCCAGTTTGACTACTCTTTCTTTATTGCATATGTACCTAGTAAAAAAGTTCCGTCATGTCTGTCAAGCTATCGGTtttcttttggttttaataTCGTGGTTTATATTTATACCTAAGGTAATGAAAAGTACTtatgataataattatcagtaagcattgtttttgatattcGTACTATAATTAGAAGTAATATTCTTTCGCTCCTTTAGacgaatttaaaaactgttttaccCAACTGGGATTTTGAAAGCTATTTTTGGCTCGAGTTGTTGATGCTCTTATTAGGAcaccaaattttgatagtattGTGAAGATATTTTATGCGTGATATTTTTGcgaataaaaatactaaaacatgcccaaagaaaaaatttcaaatgcggttttctcaaaaattcaaCACCTCCAAGAACGCTCCCTTTAATCTGAAGGATGATTTTAGTGTTAAACGGTGTGATAACTAATCAGCAGCTGCATATTGCGTCATAAAAACGAATAATCATGAGCTAGGTTTATTCAACAGATTGCATTTGAATACTCAAAggtttaataaacaaaaatgcaaatatcagTGACGTGATAACACCGTATGGCCCGAATCGTATcagtcattttatttttattattgaaattaaacagTAACATGGATCTGTGTGTACGTAtgagttaaaaaatttcatcatAATTCATGCGGACAGATTTATATCAAAAACAGAAGGATTTGTGAAAATTGTCTTTTGTGTCTTCTGTAGACTTgtggtttaatttattacaataaaatacactGTTTTAACCATCAAATTGCTCCAATAATTCTTATCTcttgagaaaattaaaacaataagtCATTAAGGCATGCACATTAATTTTACAACTTACAACACATTATTATAGTATattataacattaaaaatacatgCAAAACAAATtgtcttttaattttcatCAGTATTgactattttttgttgtaaaacgTAATCTAAGCATAGAATTTTAGCGTAAttgcaaaaccaaaaaatgtaaattctgCAATAAAGTTACAAACgtgtaacaatttaaataagtcattcgtatttttataaagtttatgGAAGGTCTTTTATTCATAACACAATATTGCAACACATTACATACGTAAATATGCAGATGGcttatataaatttaaaaatatttcagtatTACAACAATTATGGGGGTATCGTAATTATTAAGAGTTCGTTATTTTGTAATCATATCATACAATAAAAGAAGATAACGTTGTATAACAATAGTCGCATAAAACTGTACTCTCCAATAAACAATGGCATTGTAATTAAGAAACCGAAACTATTGATGAGAGTACCAAAGTCCAAAAaacttttgttattaattttgagtTTGTACTTGAACACCTACCtgcattaaaaagaaaataatgcgctTTCATAGGAAGCAAATCTTTATTCACTCGGTCCAACATTTTcgaattcttattttttctggGCCTAAAACACGACGATAgttaacaattattaatatccacCTGAGCCACTCAAAATACCTGTTTGAATGTCTTTTCAAGTACCAAACATTAAATGGgtatatgttaatttttttaaacggagGTCTGAATTAATAGGACTTCGAAAGTGAGTGCCttatcactaaaatatttaaattataacaTGCATTCACTTGTGTAACGTGAGAACTGACGGTAAA of the Tribolium castaneum strain GA2 chromosome 1, icTriCast1.1, whole genome shotgun sequence genome contains:
- the Phyhd1 gene encoding phytanoyl-CoA dioxygenase domain-containing protein 1 homolog isoform X2, with the translated sequence MPEESKRAVFSSADSNILQDKDKYFLDSADKISYFYEADALGPNGELKVKPELSLNKIGHALHELNPVFRRITLDERVKECCFQLGFEDPVVVQSMYIFKNPGLGSEVIAHQDASYLHTEPVKVVGFWIALEDATLENGCLWFSKGSHKSGVHRRYIRNPDKNSNDLLIYTSPPPYYQKSGFTAVPVKKGTCVLIHGQVVHFSEPNKSEKSRHAYTFHVVEQKNTKYSEDNWLQLPQDKQFLSLYKN
- the Sugb gene encoding major facilitator superfamily domain-containing protein 6: MLDRVNKDLLPMKAHYFLFNAGTGPVQPFLSTYARQLGFSATIVGLIYTILPISGMLAKPIVGAIADRFRCQKLMFLAAQLLTAAAFLAINFSPEIPKDQKVHFACDGDAVFDTSPLTKVEIDDCLVDQFQKTPGNVTCRMNCPMEEQFWKVVVQYWNATEYQNYHPDNFEFTAFVIREKTIRINNATYFGFKYVELDSGKTTKALCPCGKECHISTVCDITCDDYTLNSMVTQTAVSDEDVYSKSQFWIFLILMIFGWVGQAVVVSVGDAICFQLLGDKPNRYGYQRLFGALGWGIFSVIAGLMVDSLSEGSSKKNFESAFYLSFAFLLLDFAVSSNLKNAQTKQSTSILKDVGRLLVEFRIVVFLVWCIAVGMCTALMWQFLFFLIEDLAKNQGCDSQEWIKTLEGIVQAIQTLAGEMPFFFWSGKILKRIGHINAMSLVLLVIGIRFILYSVITNPWWFLPIEFLNGLTFGLFYACMTSYASVAAPPGTEATMQGLVGAIFEGVGVSLGSFVGGLIYDAYSGPWTFRLFGIGALITCLLHAGVQFLIKRSDYEARYTSPSEAFSALYDDQQEMTLVE
- the Phyhd1 gene encoding phytanoyl-CoA dioxygenase domain-containing protein 1 homolog isoform X1 → MWNIKQQFEKDGYVVLEDFLSETEINELRAECDNLVENMPEESKRAVFSSADSNILQDKDKYFLDSADKISYFYEADALGPNGELKVKPELSLNKIGHALHELNPVFRRITLDERVKECCFQLGFEDPVVVQSMYIFKNPGLGSEVIAHQDASYLHTEPVKVVGFWIALEDATLENGCLWFSKGSHKSGVHRRYIRNPDKNSNDLLIYTSPPPYYQKSGFTAVPVKKGTCVLIHGQVVHFSEPNKSEKSRHAYTFHVVEQKNTKYSEDNWLQLPQDKQFLSLYKN